The Lycium barbarum isolate Lr01 chromosome 4, ASM1917538v2, whole genome shotgun sequence nucleotide sequence AAACGACAGAACTGTGATAAAGGAGAATGTAAGGGAAAAAAAAGTTGGGCATTTGTGTACTCAAGGGGCTAAGGCAATAAAGGTAAGGATAGTTTAGCACTAATAATAAAGGTAAAGGAACCCTAAAGTCAGTAGTAGACTAAGAAAGATGTAGCTATGAACTAGGACTTGTGCATGTGTTGAAGGAAGGTAAAGGATACCATAAGTGGAGATGAGCGCCCCCCAATTTCTTGGTTGGTTGTCTTTTCATAAGGATAGGCTCGGCTCTAGAGCTAGCCGGTAAGAGGATAACCTACGATGCAAACGACGCGGAATTTTTTTGCTTTAAcaactaccttgctgcacccttttttagtGTAGATTGTGTGCCAGAGACTTCGTCTAGATCTCACATCTAGCTTGGGGCTATTTCTTGTCCAGATCAAAGGGTGAGCTCCTAACCATTCCATGCCTCCTGAAGATCTTTCCTATCTTGATGTCTACTTCATTTCAAACATTTATGTTATTTCAGACAGCTATTATTTGCTAGACaactttatgttttagagtccttgtacgatggctttcggattttggggttgtaacagttagacttccgcatctttattttatttatggcatgactatacAGTTTTATGGTTTTATTTTTTGCTATGGATTTATACTTGTATAACTAAATTGAATGGTTAGAGGATGGGCCCACcagtaggggtgggcatggtacgatatataccgaataccataccaaAATCGAAATTTTTAATACCGCGGGTTCAATATTACAATACTTGGTATAATATTTGGCATGCATTTTAATATTATTTGGTAATCAGTACGGTATTTAGTATTTATAAAAAGAATACCGAGCTCTAAAGAAGGAGCTTTTAACTGGACAACATAGGAACCGCTCTCTAAACCCTCTAAGCGCAAGTTAGCATCCTGACTAATGGGCACCGTCGGCAACTATGGGGTGGGGAAGAGCAAATAAAAATGCCACGGGAATGCCGCAGTCACCAGTCATGACGCAGGGAGATAGTCTTCAGATAACAGGAGGTGGATTGTTGGGTGGGCTGCAAAACTCACCGATCCCGCTCCCAGATCCCAAATTGGTGTTGTTCAACCCTCAACATATGGACCCAGATGTGGAAATAGAAAAGGGCCCAGTAATGGCGGAGATAAATACTGAGGTTCCTAACCCAACAGCAGAGATTGTGCAAATGGGAAATATAGCGACAACGAGAATTCTGCCACAAAAAgaaacaacaacaagcccagtataatcccactatgtggggtctggggagggtagtgtacgcagacctaacccccaccttgaaaggtagggcggctattttcgaaagaccctcggctcaagtgaggagaacaagagaggaaaacaagacagaAGGTcggataggaccaagcatatcgaaacaatatgaaaacaaggaataacaaaagcgagaaagtcatgatagaacagtccggaaagaaaggagcattagctactatagataaataagataaccaaagtacaacagcccaacaaatataagcagcaatcaaatgcagaaatcaaatggtaataaacaaatgagcaaaactacaactactatggtaaaaggataagccacctagccttctatcctaatctgagtccgccacaacctcctatctaaggtcatgtcctcggtgagctgaaactgtgccatatcctgtctaatcacctctccccaatacttcttcggcctcccttttcctctcctgaaaccgtccatagccaacctctcacaccgccgcactggagcatctgtgtctctcctcttgacatgcccaaaccatctcagcctcgcttcccgcatcttgtccgccactgatgccactcccaccttgtctcagatatcttcattcctaattctatccctcctagtatgcccacacatccaccgcagcattcgcatttccgcgactttcatcttctgaacgtgaaatttcttgactggccaatactctgccccgtacaataaagtcggtctaaccaccactttgtagaacttgcctttaagttttggtggcattttcttatcacacagcactccggaggcgagcctccatttcatccaccctgcaccaatacgatgtgaaacatcatcGTCGATATCCTCATCTTCCTGTATAATaaacccaagatacttgaaacttcctttcttttgaatggcctgggtaccaagcctcacttccccGTCAGCCTCACGTGGTAGGCCACTGAACCTGTCttttgtcttggtcctactcaatttaaatcctttagactccaacgtctgtctccagccctccagcttatcgttaaattcgttgcgagtctcgtcaatcagaaCTATGTCATCcacgaacaacatacaccaaggcacgtCACCTTGcatttgtcgcgtcaattcatccatcaccagggCGAATAGAAACGGGATAAGAGccgatccctgatgcaaccccatcataacagggaagtgctccgagtctcctcctaccgccttaccctggtcttagctccatcatacatgtcctttatcgctctaatgtacgccacaggtacacctttagcctccaagcatctccataggacctctcttggcactttgtcataGACCTTTTCTAGGTCCATGAATACCAtttgcaagtccctcttccgttccctatactgctccaccaatctccttacaatatgaatggcttcggtagtcgagcgccccggcatgaatccaaactggttctctgaaatagatacacctctcctcaccctcatttccaccaccctttcccacactttcatagtgtgacttagcagtttgatacctctatagttgttgcagctttgaatgtctcccttgttcttgCACACGGGAATGCAGGCGgggtaggcttggagtggctgactgggttgtttaatgtcattttcaagacagcaaagatgccggaagaatggaggtggagtacaacaGCAGAATTAGAGGAGGGAAGACCCACGACGAATGAGTCACAAACTCAAGCTACTAGAATGGGTGAACAGACATGGGCAACCGTTGTTACTGGTAATAAGATAGCAGCTAGGGGCATGGACCTAAAATTTGTGGCACCGGAAATTATAGATGGAGTGAAAATTGAGAAATTAGAGATGGAGGATATAGAGACAGAGGTGGCGAAATGGAAGTTATCAGTGGTGCTATATGTGATAGGAAACTCGCCGTCGATGGGTGCTATCGACAGATTTCTTGCATCGAATGGTAAGTACTCCCAGAAACCACAAGTATTTTACCACAACGAGGACTATTTTGTGATTCAATTCAACATAATGGAAGAAAAGGATGGGATCCTTTACTCGGGCCTCCACACAATAAATAAGAGGCCTGCAGTAGTTAAAGCATGGTCTCCTGATTTCAATATCCATGAGGAGGTCTTAAGCTCAATACCACTATGGATTAAACTCCCAAACTTGCTATTAAGCTGCTAGAGTATGTCATCCCTAAGCAAAATTGGCAGCACACTAGGAAATTCTATATATGCAGACGAGTGCACCACTAATATTGCTCGAATATCCTATCCTAGGCTCCTGGTTGAAATGAACATTACGAAGCCTCTTTCTAGAGTGGTGAAAGTCTAGGACCCATTTGGAAAGGTGTTTGATCAGCCTCTACATTATGAGTGGGAACATGAATATTTCCCCACATGTATGCAAGTAGGCCACTGCTGTAGGACTAACAGGCAGCAGAATCAAGGGGCTCAGGAAGGTCAGCTCAAACAGGTTGAGCAGGTTGAGAAACGAAAGCaaacagaaaaggggaataaaATTCAACTAGTTAATCAACATGATAAAAGGCAAGCAAAATCGTCGCAGCGATGGCAAACGAATGGGAAAGTAATAACTCAACAGAAACCAGTGGAGGGCAGAATTGGGCCAAATGACAAATCAATGGATGAGAGTGTACAAGAAATAGAATGGGCACAATTGATAGACAAGGCTGTGGCAAGATCTCCAAACAAAAGTCCAAGAGGGAGTATGGCATTAAAAATACAAAATGCTTTTAATTCCTTGATTACTCAGATGGCAAATGCTGCAGGACCTAGCTGTGGCGGCACAGGAAGGGGAAAGGAAAGGGGTCATATGGAGCAAGAAGTTGGTAACAACCCCATTCTAAATCCAGTATGATAATAACCTGGAATGTGAGGGGACTAAATAAAGCACACAAGCAAAAGGAGATGAAGGAGTTTGTTAGAAAGAATAAAATTGCATTAATAACAGTCATAGAGCATAGGGTAAAGGAACAAAATGAAGCAAGTGTAATAAAGAAAATTGCCCCTGGATGGTGTTGGACATCAAATAGCAGCCCTAGTACAAATAGTAGAGTATGGGTGCTATGGGATCCAAATATCATGGATTTCTCAGTGATTGAAATGGACCCCCAGTACATCCATGGTGTGGTCAGGTTCTATAGATCGAATATCGCAGTCTCAGTAAAAGCAGTGTATGGGCTGCACACAATACATGATAGGAAACCACTCTGGGCAAAACTTGAACAAATAAATAACTCTCAACAAGGACCATGGCTTGTCATAAGAGACTTTAACACATTACTGATCACATAAGACAGACAATGTGGTGTCAAGGTTCAGGATGTGGAAACGAGAGATTTCAGAGATATGGTTATCAATACTGGAATGATGGTGTTGCAAACTACTGGGAGGGCCTATAAATGGACAAATAATCACACTTATAGCAGGATTGATAGGGGACTAGTTAATGTGGAGTGGATGACACATATGCCTACACATCAAATTGTCCTTATGGAGCCTTATTTTTTAGACCATACACCCctacagatacatatacatagagAAACACCAGGTGGAAGGAAACCTTTCAAATTCTTTAACTGTTTAGCTGAGCACCAGCAGTTCATGCCTATAGTACAAGAAAGGTGGTCCAAAACTGCCACTGGGGGAAAATGAATCAAGTATGGCAAAAAATAAAGTGCCTCAAAGTGGAGCTCAAAGGACTGAATGCTAAAGAATTTGTGAAAACATCAGAGAAGTTGGAGCAAATCCGATCCCAATTAAAGCAGGTTCAACAACAGAGGGCTCACATCCCACATGACACTACAAGTATCCAACAAGAACTAGATCTGAGGAAAGAATTAGAGAAATGGGGAAACATCGAGGAAAGCATATACAAGCAAAAGTCCAGAGTCCAATGGTTAAATCTAGGGGATTCAAATTCAGCCTATCTCTTTGCTCAAGTGAAGAATAGGAATGCCACAAATGGAATCAGAAGATTGATGAATGAACAAGGAAACACTTTATTAATAGAGGAAGATATTTAACTGGAGGTCATCACTTTCTACAAAAGATTGCTAGGCTCATCCGCTAGTAGGCTGCCTGCTATCAACCCCGACATAGTAAAGCTTGGTCCAATTTTAAATGCTACCCAACAGAGAGAATTGATCAAACCAGTTGCTAAAGAGGAAGTATGGCTTGCCCTAAAGGATATCGATGACTCAAAGGCTCCTGGATGTGATGGTATGAACTCTTATTTCTTTAAGAAGGCATGGCCAATTATTTGAGAAGACGTGACTGATGCTATTTTAGAATTCTTCAAAACCTCTAGTATGCTGAAAAATATAAATTGTACATCAGTTACTCTAATACCGAAAGTTAAGAATCCAGCAACCATAAAGGAATACAGGCCCATCTAATGCTGCACCACCCTATACAAGATTATCTCTAAGATTTTGACTAGAAGACTCCAACAGGTCATGGAGTATCTAGTGGATAAATCACAATCTGTATTTGTTCCTGGTAGAGTAATCACTGACAACATTATCCTAAGCCATGAACTGGTTAAAGGATATGGCAGGAAAGGAGTTTCTCCAAGGTGTATGATGAAATTAGATATGCAGAAGGCATATGACTCCATCGAATGGGACTTCCTGGAGCAGATACTAGATAGTCTGGCTTTTCCCAGAGTGTTTGTCAAATGGATCATGCAATGTGTCAAAATAGTCTCATACTCCATACTGATAAATGGACAGCCTACTATGCCATTTCTAGCTTGTAAAGAGCTAAGGTAGGGGGACCCTCTATCCCCCTTCCTGTTTGTACTGGCAATGGACTATCTACACAGGAATCTCATGACCTTCCGAGATGTGCCTGATTTTAACTACCATCCGAGATGTGAAAAGTTTCATATTGTGCAACTTGGTTTTGCTGACGATCTACTACTTTTTTGTAGGGGAGATACGGGCTCTATGAAGTTAATGTATAAATGCTTCCTGGACTTCTCACAAGCCTCTGGCTTAAAGGTTAATAAAGCAAAGAGCTCCATCTTCTTTGGAGGGGTCCCTCATGAAATACAGGAGGAGATACTTGCTGAGCTTGGAATGTCAAACGGAGAACTACCTGTGAGATACCTTGGAGTACCATTAAGTACAAAAAGGATCTCAGTTGCACAATGTCAGCCATTATTGGATAAGATGGTAGGAAGAGTTACTTCATGGACAGCAAGATTCCTATCATATGCTAGAAGATTACAATTAATCAAGAGTGTTCTGTTCTCCATACAAACATTTTGGGGGCAAATCTTTATCCTCCCAAAGAAGATTATCAGAATGATAGAGTAAATGCTTAGGAGCTACCTATGGAGTGGCAGTAATAGTATCACCAAAAAAACACTGTTAGCATGGGATAGAGTTTGCATGCCAAGATCAGCGGGTGGATTCGATGTAGTGGACATAAATGTATGGAACAGGGCAACAATTAGCAAGCATCTCTGGAGACTATGCCAGAAAAAATACTACCTATGGATAAAATGGATCCACTGCTACTACATCAAGAGGAACACAGCATGGACAGTAGAACCAAAACAAGCTTCATGGGTAATAAGAAAGATATTCAAAAAGAAGCACCTGGAGGATATTAGCTACAATTATGAAACATTCACTAACCTCATCAAGTTTTCCACAAAGAAGTTATACAATGAATTGAGAGGGGACATACAGGAAGTAGAATGGAAGAGGTTAGTATGAAATACAGATGGATATCCGAAATGGATATTTAACCTGAATCTAGTGGCTCATGGTAGACTATACACGAAAGATAGACTATACAAATGGAAACTAACAACGGAGAGGAGTTGTCCATTGTGTGAGTGTGCATATGAATCCATTGAACATTTATTCTTCGGCTGTAAGTACTCTACAATAGTTTGGAGTAAACTGTTGAACTGGTTAGGCATTAGGAGATGTGTAATGGGCTGGTCACAATAGCTACAATGGGTGACCCAATGAGCAAGTGGAAATAGAGCGCAGGAAGAAATATATCGCATGACATTGGCTGGGGATGTCTATCACATTTGGCAAGAACGAAACTCATGTGTGTTTGAAAAAAAGTGCAGGAGACCTGAGAAAATATGCATGATGCTGGTTCAAGAGATTCACCATAAGGGAAATAGATGCTTAAAGATGTACAATCAGCTTAGTTTATTAAATTTTTACCACTAGTTACTGTATAGGAGTTGATAGATATGACAGTAGAGAGGCAAAGTGTGTGAACTGAGACCTTCCATGGTCCCAGTTTCTCTGAGCTATAATGATCACTTTGGTAATAAAATattttagttaccaaaaaaaaatatatagactAGTTTTTGTACAAAAAAGAAAACATCTCATTCAAGTTAGATTTTGGATGTCACTAAATGGAATTTTTGATGTACAATTTTACAGAACTAAGGATTATGTTCGGTTGATGTTGTTTAGACTTTGTAACTTCGACTACTCTATCGTGATTCAAATGTCATCTTTGTGTAATTGAATAATGAAGaaaattgcttgtactttcttttgaatatgtCTATATGTGTAAGGTGTTAGTTTAATATAATTGAGACGTTCCTTGAAAAGTCGAAGTCATAATCCTTTATTATATGAGTATATATGTAAGTTGAAGTCAAACAAACTATGGTTACCGAATTACCATACCAAAAAATATCAAAACCGAACTTagaaataccgaaccataccgaacTATTTTGGTATcgtaatggtatagtatttttagaaatcaAAAATCGAATTAACCgaaccgaagtttcaaataccgtgCCATGCCCACCCCTACCCACCacagggttagtgtgggtgctatCACGACAGGTTGGGTCGCGACAGCAACCAAAAGACCAAAATGCCCCCCGAGACCCTCAGGAACTGAACCAGCCACTCAACTAACCTATAATTGACATTTCGAAACTAGTGGAATTGACGGAATTCGCAAAAAGAATTGTTTACCCCCATATTGACTTTAGCCAACCCAACACTTATGAAATGCCAAAACTCTCAATTTCTCACTAAAAATACATAAGATTGCCTTGGAAATTGCGCCAGCGTTCCCCACAAGTCAAATACACTCTAACAAAGCTATGGGGAAGGTCAAAAGGAGTAAAATGGTCAATGGTGCTAaaacgacctaacgggtcgttacatcacccaccacttaaacacatgttcgaggacctaacgggtcgttacatcaccCACCACTTAAACACATGTTCGTCCTCGAACATGGAAGAAAAAAGGATACACTAGAATTACCGAAAAGTTAGGGATATCTAATCCACAAATCCGTCTACCCAAAATAGCAAATGGCCCTTCCTTAAGAGTCAAATTCTGATCAAGCAACACTGAAACCCACTGAATCACACAAGAACCATTTGGATGATACTTCTACAACAGGGAAATGTGAAACACATGGTGAACACCCGACAACCTAGATGCAAAGCTAAACTTGTAGGCTACCTCACCAATACGCTGACCAATCTCAAAAAGACCAATGCAATTAGGGttcaacttgcccttcttgccaaacctcatcacccccttcatgAGTGAACCCTTCAATAAAACCAGCTCAATATCCATAAACTCCAAATCACGAATCTTCCGATTTCCATAACTCTTTTGTCTACATCTGAGCTGTGAGAAATCCCCCTTGAAATTTCCTAACTCTGTCCCAAAAAATCTCGTAACAAGTCTATACCACGAGGACTAACCTCAAATGCATTGAGCCAACCAATCAAAGATCGATATCTCCTACCCTACAGAGCCTCGGATGATGATAGTCGTTGTAAGCAAACCATGCAGAAGGCAAAAACTGATCCCAATCACCACCCAAAATTAGTCATGCAGGTTTGTAACATAACGTCAAGGGCCTGAATAGCCCACTCGGCCGGATCATGAAACTGTGGGTGGAAGGCAGTACCAAGCTCCACCCAATATCCCAACTCTTTCCGTATAGGACGCCATAAATGAGGAATAAGTCTGCAGTGATAGGAATGTGCACCCCATGCAAACGAACCAACTCTCCGATGTAAATTCTAGCCAATTTCTCTAAATCGCAAGTAGTCTGAATCGGTTTGAGATGAGCCAACTTAGTCTAATGGTCCACCACGATCCAGGTGACATCAAAATTTTCCCACATACCACGAAAATCTTACCACGAAGTCCATAGAAATGCTCTTGCTCACTTAATCTGTCAAACCTTCCTAGCTTAGCTCAAAAGTCTAATACTTTTACATTTGACCATTTCCACTCGAGAGACCCGATTTGATTATACCCAAAACCCTAAACGCAATATGTTAATCTCATAATTATCATCGTAGTAGCCACAATCCTCTATCTGAAGTCGTAACCCATTGTCAAACTGCACTCGCAAAGTACCTCAATCTCATTTATCTTCCTCTCTCACCTTCCAAAGCAATTTCTAAAAATCACATAGTCATACACCTCGAGTCCAAGTCATGACTCCATCTGACCAGAAAAATAATTTGTGCTTATATTGAACCAACTctaagtgttacaccttggaaatttcatgtcgtcatgtagtgaatgaaccactgcgagcttaaggataacaggaagttcttaaaaCTATACGACGGATATTTAgtagtcttagaatgcatacgttaagattttgaagtaaTATGAATTGACAAGAATAAGGATTAGTAAtggcaagtggagtataagtggggtttaggaaaggtttcgtaaattattgcgttaagaattgtttggtaaggccttgagggcgagttataggaATTTTTAGACcattgatgaagtactaaacaagtgttaagaaggttgtgtaaggattggaggtcaaacgaaatgacgaggattttctgtgagttacacgaccactgtcacgacccgtctacagggccgcgacgagcgtccggtgctatcccaccccgagcaccccttggcttacacttcacttacatttaggtgagccacataattaaacatacatttctaatcaccattcatgctagtcccattggacgacaatgctttcatatcatggttggcatctataccacgtcaatgtacatgagccgtcaaggctatcaaaataatatacaaaatataggtcggcaaggccagacacatctaaccatattcacatgcctacgagcctctaagaagagtataacatatcacataagcggaacaggaccccgctatgcccataactatgtacacaaaagaataagtacccaaaagctatagctccgaatgaagtggagctctgctatgtagtctctgagaatgtagttatggatcaagcctgtctccctgtgcacctgcgggcatgacgcagcgtccacaaacaaaaggacgtcagtacgaagaatgtaccgagtatgtaaagcatgatcaatatcaataaagaagcataatgaacatcatgaaaaatagcacaagatgggagatggtaatatcatcgtcatgggcacttacttgcctttcataggaactttccattcaaatgcgtatttgtgctcatacatcaatatccgtatccataatcgtatctgttccatattagtactcgtattcgtatacatatccttattcacattcatatcgtaccatattcatattcatactcatttccatatcatatacatcatcatatcatatgcatcatcatatcatatacatagtatttacatagcatacccgaccatggaggatcggtgtttcatacatacttggccaaccaaggctcaaggttacacatacctggccctaccaaggcttcagggttacatctacctggccctaccaaggcatcagggttatccgtaccatctgcagaggtgtgtgcgcgttacgtaatcatatacatacttatttacatatcttacccggcctcataagctcggggttccataatagtcatacatagacacatatacaaaatagctcataagcatctttactgtttgcatcattatcataatcgtcatcaacatcattattactattatcgtcattcatcacatttatccctataggcttactcgtcatacgagggatttagtacaatcgtggcgtatcacgaatcgtgagcttactagctcggaagatcaaatcatttgaggatatcatagtctcatagaagatttagatatttggccaaagaaccatgccttaggaaagaagggttagccttacataccttttccgttcaactattttacacttgcgcgttctcctccaatgctagcgtttctacctccattaaagtcatactatcattagaatcgatagctagcatatatgactaaaactagagaaaatcggacagcatctcct carries:
- the LOC132637698 gene encoding uncharacterized protein LOC132637698, coding for MEYLVDKSQSVFVPGRVITDNIILSHELVKGYGRKGVSPRCMMKLDMQKAYDSIEWDFLEQILDSLAFPRVFVKWIMQCVKIVSYSILINGQPTMPFLACKELRGDTGSMKLMYKCFLDFSQASGLKVNKAKSSIFFGGVPHEIQEEILAELGMSNGELPVRYLGVPLSTKRISVAQCQPLLDKMVGRVTSWTARFLSYARRLQLIKSVLFSIQTFWGQIFILPKKIIRMIE